One Danio rerio strain Tuebingen ecotype United States chromosome 9, GRCz12tu, whole genome shotgun sequence genomic region harbors:
- the gpa33b gene encoding V-set and immunoglobulin domain-containing protein 2: MTNWKLVFCSLCLISVMSATFGLEVTMSEASMEVARGDDVRLTCNFKPKKPVNDLIIVTWIGDADETSGDKVLFGNYYSNTNKVDIDPQYVNRVSIETDLTTKTSTLTIKQVTQKESRKIRCYVQIPGDIEGKPADTTFLLVQVAPSQPVCKVVGTAEYGHNISLTCVSEEGSPVPTYKWERYSVKNVPQGFPIKTTEKDGVLSLVNVSSETSGYYICLSSNKVGSAKCNMTLSVLPPSMNLATIGIVAGCVAGAAVLLIVIICCCRKRKQKQKLKEYQMEKPAVEYHDNSPLENIDERNTDTIAITDERTGKARNDDFEDRYDDSGSGRDDFRGRENHKGSRDELRDHNDDRRGSRDELRDRYEDRRGSRDELRDRYEDRKGSRDELRDRYEDRRGSRDELRDRYEDRRGSRDELRDRYEDRRGSRDELRERYDDRRDQYDDRRDHYDDRRGSRDDLRDRYDDRRERYDDRKGSRDDLRDRYR, encoded by the exons TGATGTCGGCTACTTTTGGACTGGAAGTGACAATGAGTGAAGCATCCATGGAGGTTGCCAGAGGTGATGATGTCAGACTGACGTGTAATTTTAAACCTAAGAAACCAGTAAATGATCTTATCATTGTAACATGGATTGGTGACGCTGATGAGACATCTGGAGACAAG gTCCTTTTTGGTAACTACTACTCCAATACTAATAAAGTAGACATTGATCCTCAATATGTAAACAGAGTCTCAATAGAAACAGACCTTACCACAAAAACATCAACGCTAACAATAAAGCAAGTCACTCAGAAGGAAAGCAGAAAAATTAGATGTTATGTTCAGATCCCTGGAGACATCGAAGGCAAACCAGCAGACACTACTTTTCTTTTGGTTCAGG TTGCACCATCACAGCCTGTCTGTAAAGTAGTAGGAACAGCAGAATACGGACACAATATTAGCCTAACCTGTGTCTCTGAGGAAGGTTCACCAGTACCTACATACAAATGGGAGAGATATAGCGTCAAAAATGTCCCACAAGGGTTTCCTATCAAAACCACTGAGA AGGATGGAGTTCTGTCGTTGGTCAATGTATCAAGTGAGACGTCAGGTTACTATATTTGCCTGTCAAGCAATAAGGTTGGATCAGCTAAATGTAACATGACATTGTCCGTTCTGCCTC CGTCCATGAATCTTGCCACAATAGGCATTGTTGCTGGTTGTGTTGCTGGGGCTGCGGTGCTTCTAATAGTCATCATCTGCTGCTGCCGCAAacgcaaacaaaaacagaagcttaAAGAGTACCAAATGGA AAAACCTGCAGTGGAATACCATGACAATTCACCTCTAGAAAATATTGACGAAAGGAACACAGACACCATAGCAATCACTGACGAGAGAACTGGCAAGGCCCGAAATGATGATTTTGAAGATCGGTATGATGACAGTGGAAGTGGCCGTGACGACTTCAGAGGCCGTGAAAATCACAAAGGAAGCCGCGATGAACTCAGAGATCACAATGATGATCGCAGAGGAAGCCGTGATGAACTGAGAGATCGATACGAGGATCGAAGAGGAAGTCGTGATGAACTTAGAGATCGCTACGAGGATCGCAAAGGAAGTCGTGATGAACTTAGAGATCGCTATGAGGATCGCAGAGGAAGTCGCGATGAACTTAGAGATCGCTACGAGGATCGGAGGGGAAGTCGTGATGAACTTAGAGATCGATATGAAGATCGCAGGGGAAGTCGTGATGAACTAAGAGAACGCTATGATGACCGCAGAGATCAATATGATGACCGTAGAGATCATTATGATGATCGTAGAGGTAGTCGTGATGATCTTAGAGATCGGTATGATGACAGAAGAGAACGGTATGATGACCGAAAAGGTAGTCGTGATGACCTTAGAGATCGCTACAGATAA